Proteins found in one Sphaeramia orbicularis chromosome 8, fSphaOr1.1, whole genome shotgun sequence genomic segment:
- the LOC115423754 gene encoding nucleolar transcription factor 1-like isoform X3, with amino-acid sequence MEAGGKDHLCGDWSPGRTAQCWLSFNPPLLPPQRDRQHRSEIVFSQMNGEMEAATHDQVWAQDDLLKLLEAMKVALPQKDLTKYKTSESHLDWQKVAFNSYTAEMCKQKWQEVSKEIRKFRTLTELIFDAQDYIKNPYKGKKIKKHPDFPKKPLTPYFRFFMEKRAKYAKLHPEMSNLDLTKILSKKYRELPDKKKKKYVDDFLRDKESFVQSMMKFREEHPDLVESMTKKGSNVPEKPKTPQQLWYNHEKKAFLKSHPDATTKDIKDSLGKQWTQLSDKKRLKWITKSLEQQKQYEETMREYIQQHPEVNITQGDIVKSTLTKAERHLKDKSDGRPDKPPPNGYSMFCAELMSSMKDVPSTERMVMCSQRWKMLKQGEKDGYQKRCEQRKKEYEIEMNRFLSSLSEEEQQRVLGEEKIGFRKGSGASSPASKKKNSKAKMNPEKPKRPISAMFIFSEEKRPKLQQERPDLSDSELTRLLARMWNELPDKKKEKYKRLETVLKAESEKKEKEDRSRLPDPPKTAQDIWQQSVIGDYLARFKNDRPKAQKAMEATWSTMEKKEKIMWIKKAAEDQKRYERDLYEMRSPAAAIASGKKMKFEGEPKKPPSNGYQKFSQEMLSNGELNHLPMKERMTEIGSRWQRLPLKDKDRYKKIAEEKQRQYKVQLEQWLASLSSQERNTYKEYNSQKRRTTAKPGGPKAKSKKSDTEEEEDDDDDEDEDDDDEQKASSDADSSSEEDDEDDDDDKDDDDDDDDDDEDDDDADDKENKSEDSSSESNSQGSSDSDSD; translated from the exons ATCTGAAATAGTTTTCTCACAAATGAATGGAGAAATGGAGGCAGCCACCCATGACCAAG TGTGGGCACAGGATGACCTCTTAAAACTACTGGAGGCCATGAAAGTGGCCCTGCCGCAGAAAGATCTGACAAAATACAAGACATCAGAGTCCCACCTGGACTGGCAGAAGGTGGCGTTCAATTCCTACACAGCAGAGATGTGTAAGCAGAAGTGGCAGGAGGTCTCCAAAGAG ATCCGTAAATTCAGGACCTTAACAGAGCTGATATTTGATGCTCAGGACTACATAAAGAACCCCTATAAGGGCAAGAAAATAAAG AAACACCCGGACTTTCCCAAAAAGCCCTTGACGCCATACTTCCGCTTCTTCATGGAAAAGAGGGCGAAGTACGCAAAGCTGCACCCAGAGATGAGCAACCTAGACCTGACGAAAATCCTCTCCAAGAAGTACAGGGAGCTTCCTGACAAAAAGAAG AAAAAATATGTGGACGACTTCTTACGAGACAAAGAATCTTTTGTGCAAAGCATGATGAAGTTCAG GGAAGAACACCCAGATCTTGTGGAGAGCATGACTAAGAAAGGGTCAAATGTACCAGAAAAGCCCAAGACACCTCAACAGCTGTGGTACAACCATGAAAAGAAGGCCTTCCTCAAGTCACACCCTGAT GCTACCACCAAAGACATAAAGGACAGTCTTGGCAAACAGTGGACGCAGCTGTCTGACAAAAAGAGACTGAAGTGGATCACCAAGTCCCTGGAGCAGCAAAAGCAGTATGAG GAGACGATGCGGGAGTACATCCAACAGCATCCGGAGGTAAACATAACCCAAGGGGACATCGTAAAGTCCACCCTGACCAAGGCTGAAAGACACCTGAAGGACAAGTCTGACGGCCGACCCGACAAACCGCCTCC AAACGGTTACTCGATGTTCTGCGCAGAGCTGATGTCGAGCATGAAGGATGTTCCCAGCACCGAGCGCATGGTGATGTGTAGCCAGCGATGGAAGATGCTGAAACAGGGCGAGAAAGACGGATACCAAAAACGCTGTGAACAG AGGAAGAAAGAGTATGAAATTGAGATGAACAGATTCCTCAGT AGTTTGTCTGAGGAGGAGCAGCAGAGGGTcttgggagaagaaaaaataggtTTTAGGAAGGGCAGTGGAGCCAGCAGTCCTGCCTCCAAAAAGAAGAACTCTAAAGCAAAG ATGAATCCAGAGAAACCCAAAAGGCCCATTTCAGCCATGTTCATCTTCTCTGAGGAGAAACGTCCCAAACTCCAGCAGGAGCGTCCAGATCTGTCGGACAGCGAACTCACCCGACTCCTGGCACGAATGTGGAACGAACTGCCAGACAAGAAGAAG gaGAAGTATAAACGCCTAGAAACAGTCTTGAAAGCAGAGtctgagaagaaggagaaggaggatcgCAGTCGTCTGCCAGACCCGCCCAAGACGGCACAAGACATCTGGCAGCAGAGTGTCATCGGAGACTATTTAGCAAGATTTAAG AACGACCGGCCAAAGGCGCAGAAAGCAATGGAGGCGACGTGGAGCACcatggagaagaaggagaagatcaTGTGGATCAAAAAGGCGGCAGAGGACCAGAAAAGATACGAG AGGGACCTGTACGAGATGCGTTCACCCGCCGCCGCCATCGCTTCAGGGAAGAAGATGAAGTTTGAGGGCGAACCCAAGAAGCCCCCATC AAACGGTTATCAGAAGTTCTCTCAGGAGATGCTGTCGAACGGCGAGCTGAATCACCTCCCGATGAAAGAGCGAATGACAGAGATCGGCAGCCGCTGGCAGAGGTTACCGCTGAAGGACAAGGACCGCTACAAGAAGATCGCTGAGGAGAAGCAGCGGCAGTACAAAGTCCAGCTGGAGCAGTGGCTCGCT AGTTTGTCCTCACAAGAGAGAAACACTTATAAAGAATACAACTCACAG AAACGGAGGACTACAGCAAAACCTGGAGGTCCCAAAGCCAAGTCCAAGAAATCT GacacagaggaggaagaggatgacgaCGATGACGAGGACGAAGACGACGACGACGAGCAGAAGGCTTCGTCCGACGCGGACTCATCCAgcgaagaagatgatgaagacgacgacgatgat aaggacgatgatgatgacgacgatgacgacgatgaAGACGACGACGACGCGGACGACAAGGAGAACAAGTCGGAGGACAGCAGCAGCGAGTCCAATTCCCAGGGGTCCTCGGACTCGGACTCGGACTGA
- the LOC115423754 gene encoding nucleolar transcription factor 1-like isoform X1, with protein MEAGGKDHLCGDWSPGRTAQCWLSFNPPLLPPQRDRQHRSEIVFSQMNGEMEAATHDQVWAQDDLLKLLEAMKVALPQKDLTKYKTSESHLDWQKVAFNSYTAEMCKQKWQEVSKEIRKFRTLTELIFDAQDYIKNPYKGKKIKKHPDFPKKPLTPYFRFFMEKRAKYAKLHPEMSNLDLTKILSKKYRELPDKKKKKYVDDFLRDKESFVQSMMKFREEHPDLVESMTKKGSNVPEKPKTPQQLWYNHEKKAFLKSHPDATTKDIKDSLGKQWTQLSDKKRLKWITKSLEQQKQYEETMREYIQQHPEVNITQGDIVKSTLTKAERHLKDKSDGRPDKPPPNGYSMFCAELMSSMKDVPSTERMVMCSQRWKMLKQGEKDGYQKRCEQRKKEYEIEMNRFLSSLSEEEQQRVLGEEKIGFRKGSGASSPASKKKNSKAKMNPEKPKRPISAMFIFSEEKRPKLQQERPDLSDSELTRLLARMWNELPDKKKEKYKRLETVLKAESEKKEKEDRSRLPDPPKTAQDIWQQSVIGDYLARFKNDRPKAQKAMEATWSTMEKKEKIMWIKKAAEDQKRYERDLYEMRSPAAAIASGKKMKFEGEPKKPPSNGYQKFSQEMLSNGELNHLPMKERMTEIGSRWQRLPLKDKDRYKKIAEEKQRQYKVQLEQWLASLSSQERNTYKEYNSQKRRTTAKPGGPKAKSKKSDTEEEEDDDDDEDEDDDDEQKASSDADSSSEEDDEDDDDDDKDDDDDDDDDDEDDDDADDKENKSEDSSSESNSQGSSDSDSD; from the exons ATCTGAAATAGTTTTCTCACAAATGAATGGAGAAATGGAGGCAGCCACCCATGACCAAG TGTGGGCACAGGATGACCTCTTAAAACTACTGGAGGCCATGAAAGTGGCCCTGCCGCAGAAAGATCTGACAAAATACAAGACATCAGAGTCCCACCTGGACTGGCAGAAGGTGGCGTTCAATTCCTACACAGCAGAGATGTGTAAGCAGAAGTGGCAGGAGGTCTCCAAAGAG ATCCGTAAATTCAGGACCTTAACAGAGCTGATATTTGATGCTCAGGACTACATAAAGAACCCCTATAAGGGCAAGAAAATAAAG AAACACCCGGACTTTCCCAAAAAGCCCTTGACGCCATACTTCCGCTTCTTCATGGAAAAGAGGGCGAAGTACGCAAAGCTGCACCCAGAGATGAGCAACCTAGACCTGACGAAAATCCTCTCCAAGAAGTACAGGGAGCTTCCTGACAAAAAGAAG AAAAAATATGTGGACGACTTCTTACGAGACAAAGAATCTTTTGTGCAAAGCATGATGAAGTTCAG GGAAGAACACCCAGATCTTGTGGAGAGCATGACTAAGAAAGGGTCAAATGTACCAGAAAAGCCCAAGACACCTCAACAGCTGTGGTACAACCATGAAAAGAAGGCCTTCCTCAAGTCACACCCTGAT GCTACCACCAAAGACATAAAGGACAGTCTTGGCAAACAGTGGACGCAGCTGTCTGACAAAAAGAGACTGAAGTGGATCACCAAGTCCCTGGAGCAGCAAAAGCAGTATGAG GAGACGATGCGGGAGTACATCCAACAGCATCCGGAGGTAAACATAACCCAAGGGGACATCGTAAAGTCCACCCTGACCAAGGCTGAAAGACACCTGAAGGACAAGTCTGACGGCCGACCCGACAAACCGCCTCC AAACGGTTACTCGATGTTCTGCGCAGAGCTGATGTCGAGCATGAAGGATGTTCCCAGCACCGAGCGCATGGTGATGTGTAGCCAGCGATGGAAGATGCTGAAACAGGGCGAGAAAGACGGATACCAAAAACGCTGTGAACAG AGGAAGAAAGAGTATGAAATTGAGATGAACAGATTCCTCAGT AGTTTGTCTGAGGAGGAGCAGCAGAGGGTcttgggagaagaaaaaataggtTTTAGGAAGGGCAGTGGAGCCAGCAGTCCTGCCTCCAAAAAGAAGAACTCTAAAGCAAAG ATGAATCCAGAGAAACCCAAAAGGCCCATTTCAGCCATGTTCATCTTCTCTGAGGAGAAACGTCCCAAACTCCAGCAGGAGCGTCCAGATCTGTCGGACAGCGAACTCACCCGACTCCTGGCACGAATGTGGAACGAACTGCCAGACAAGAAGAAG gaGAAGTATAAACGCCTAGAAACAGTCTTGAAAGCAGAGtctgagaagaaggagaaggaggatcgCAGTCGTCTGCCAGACCCGCCCAAGACGGCACAAGACATCTGGCAGCAGAGTGTCATCGGAGACTATTTAGCAAGATTTAAG AACGACCGGCCAAAGGCGCAGAAAGCAATGGAGGCGACGTGGAGCACcatggagaagaaggagaagatcaTGTGGATCAAAAAGGCGGCAGAGGACCAGAAAAGATACGAG AGGGACCTGTACGAGATGCGTTCACCCGCCGCCGCCATCGCTTCAGGGAAGAAGATGAAGTTTGAGGGCGAACCCAAGAAGCCCCCATC AAACGGTTATCAGAAGTTCTCTCAGGAGATGCTGTCGAACGGCGAGCTGAATCACCTCCCGATGAAAGAGCGAATGACAGAGATCGGCAGCCGCTGGCAGAGGTTACCGCTGAAGGACAAGGACCGCTACAAGAAGATCGCTGAGGAGAAGCAGCGGCAGTACAAAGTCCAGCTGGAGCAGTGGCTCGCT AGTTTGTCCTCACAAGAGAGAAACACTTATAAAGAATACAACTCACAG AAACGGAGGACTACAGCAAAACCTGGAGGTCCCAAAGCCAAGTCCAAGAAATCT GacacagaggaggaagaggatgacgaCGATGACGAGGACGAAGACGACGACGACGAGCAGAAGGCTTCGTCCGACGCGGACTCATCCAgcgaagaagatgatgaagacgacgacgatgatgat aaggacgatgatgatgacgacgatgacgacgatgaAGACGACGACGACGCGGACGACAAGGAGAACAAGTCGGAGGACAGCAGCAGCGAGTCCAATTCCCAGGGGTCCTCGGACTCGGACTCGGACTGA
- the LOC115423754 gene encoding nucleolar transcription factor 1-like isoform X2: MEAGGKDHLCGDWSPGRTAQCWLSFNPPLLPPQRDRQHRSEIVFSQMNGEMEAATHDQVWAQDDLLKLLEAMKVALPQKDLTKYKTSESHLDWQKVAFNSYTAEMCKQKWQEVSKEIRKFRTLTELIFDAQDYIKNPYKGKKIKKHPDFPKKPLTPYFRFFMEKRAKYAKLHPEMSNLDLTKILSKKYRELPDKKKKKYVDDFLRDKESFVQSMMKFREEHPDLVESMTKKGSNVPEKPKTPQQLWYNHEKKAFLKSHPDATTKDIKDSLGKQWTQLSDKKRLKWITKSLEQQKQYEETMREYIQQHPEVNITQGDIVKSTLTKAERHLKDKSDGRPDKPPPNGYSMFCAELMSSMKDVPSTERMVMCSQRWKMLKQGEKDGYQKRCEQRKKEYEIEMNRFLSSLSEEEQQRVLGEEKIGFRKGSGASSPASKKKNSKAKMNPEKPKRPISAMFIFSEEKRPKLQQERPDLSDSELTRLLARMWNELPDKKKEKYKRLETVLKAESEKKEKEDRSRLPDPPKTAQDIWQQSVIGDYLARFKNDRPKAQKAMEATWSTMEKKEKIMWIKKAAEDQKRYERDLYEMRSPAAAIASGKKMKFEGEPKKPPSNGYQKFSQEMLSNGELNHLPMKERMTEIGSRWQRLPLKDKDRYKKIAEEKQRQYKVQLEQWLASLSSQERNTYKEYNSQKRRTTAKPGGPKAKSKKSDTEEEEDDDDDEDEDDDDEQKASSDADSSSEEDDEDDDDDDDDDDDDDDDDEDDDDADDKENKSEDSSSESNSQGSSDSDSD, translated from the exons ATCTGAAATAGTTTTCTCACAAATGAATGGAGAAATGGAGGCAGCCACCCATGACCAAG TGTGGGCACAGGATGACCTCTTAAAACTACTGGAGGCCATGAAAGTGGCCCTGCCGCAGAAAGATCTGACAAAATACAAGACATCAGAGTCCCACCTGGACTGGCAGAAGGTGGCGTTCAATTCCTACACAGCAGAGATGTGTAAGCAGAAGTGGCAGGAGGTCTCCAAAGAG ATCCGTAAATTCAGGACCTTAACAGAGCTGATATTTGATGCTCAGGACTACATAAAGAACCCCTATAAGGGCAAGAAAATAAAG AAACACCCGGACTTTCCCAAAAAGCCCTTGACGCCATACTTCCGCTTCTTCATGGAAAAGAGGGCGAAGTACGCAAAGCTGCACCCAGAGATGAGCAACCTAGACCTGACGAAAATCCTCTCCAAGAAGTACAGGGAGCTTCCTGACAAAAAGAAG AAAAAATATGTGGACGACTTCTTACGAGACAAAGAATCTTTTGTGCAAAGCATGATGAAGTTCAG GGAAGAACACCCAGATCTTGTGGAGAGCATGACTAAGAAAGGGTCAAATGTACCAGAAAAGCCCAAGACACCTCAACAGCTGTGGTACAACCATGAAAAGAAGGCCTTCCTCAAGTCACACCCTGAT GCTACCACCAAAGACATAAAGGACAGTCTTGGCAAACAGTGGACGCAGCTGTCTGACAAAAAGAGACTGAAGTGGATCACCAAGTCCCTGGAGCAGCAAAAGCAGTATGAG GAGACGATGCGGGAGTACATCCAACAGCATCCGGAGGTAAACATAACCCAAGGGGACATCGTAAAGTCCACCCTGACCAAGGCTGAAAGACACCTGAAGGACAAGTCTGACGGCCGACCCGACAAACCGCCTCC AAACGGTTACTCGATGTTCTGCGCAGAGCTGATGTCGAGCATGAAGGATGTTCCCAGCACCGAGCGCATGGTGATGTGTAGCCAGCGATGGAAGATGCTGAAACAGGGCGAGAAAGACGGATACCAAAAACGCTGTGAACAG AGGAAGAAAGAGTATGAAATTGAGATGAACAGATTCCTCAGT AGTTTGTCTGAGGAGGAGCAGCAGAGGGTcttgggagaagaaaaaataggtTTTAGGAAGGGCAGTGGAGCCAGCAGTCCTGCCTCCAAAAAGAAGAACTCTAAAGCAAAG ATGAATCCAGAGAAACCCAAAAGGCCCATTTCAGCCATGTTCATCTTCTCTGAGGAGAAACGTCCCAAACTCCAGCAGGAGCGTCCAGATCTGTCGGACAGCGAACTCACCCGACTCCTGGCACGAATGTGGAACGAACTGCCAGACAAGAAGAAG gaGAAGTATAAACGCCTAGAAACAGTCTTGAAAGCAGAGtctgagaagaaggagaaggaggatcgCAGTCGTCTGCCAGACCCGCCCAAGACGGCACAAGACATCTGGCAGCAGAGTGTCATCGGAGACTATTTAGCAAGATTTAAG AACGACCGGCCAAAGGCGCAGAAAGCAATGGAGGCGACGTGGAGCACcatggagaagaaggagaagatcaTGTGGATCAAAAAGGCGGCAGAGGACCAGAAAAGATACGAG AGGGACCTGTACGAGATGCGTTCACCCGCCGCCGCCATCGCTTCAGGGAAGAAGATGAAGTTTGAGGGCGAACCCAAGAAGCCCCCATC AAACGGTTATCAGAAGTTCTCTCAGGAGATGCTGTCGAACGGCGAGCTGAATCACCTCCCGATGAAAGAGCGAATGACAGAGATCGGCAGCCGCTGGCAGAGGTTACCGCTGAAGGACAAGGACCGCTACAAGAAGATCGCTGAGGAGAAGCAGCGGCAGTACAAAGTCCAGCTGGAGCAGTGGCTCGCT AGTTTGTCCTCACAAGAGAGAAACACTTATAAAGAATACAACTCACAG AAACGGAGGACTACAGCAAAACCTGGAGGTCCCAAAGCCAAGTCCAAGAAATCT GacacagaggaggaagaggatgacgaCGATGACGAGGACGAAGACGACGACGACGAGCAGAAGGCTTCGTCCGACGCGGACTCATCCAgcgaagaagatgatgaagacgacgacgatgatgat gacgatgatgatgacgacgatgacgacgatgaAGACGACGACGACGCGGACGACAAGGAGAACAAGTCGGAGGACAGCAGCAGCGAGTCCAATTCCCAGGGGTCCTCGGACTCGGACTCGGACTGA
- the LOC115423754 gene encoding nucleolar transcription factor 1-like isoform X4: protein MNGEMEAATHDQVWAQDDLLKLLEAMKVALPQKDLTKYKTSESHLDWQKVAFNSYTAEMCKQKWQEVSKEIRKFRTLTELIFDAQDYIKNPYKGKKIKKHPDFPKKPLTPYFRFFMEKRAKYAKLHPEMSNLDLTKILSKKYRELPDKKKKKYVDDFLRDKESFVQSMMKFREEHPDLVESMTKKGSNVPEKPKTPQQLWYNHEKKAFLKSHPDATTKDIKDSLGKQWTQLSDKKRLKWITKSLEQQKQYEETMREYIQQHPEVNITQGDIVKSTLTKAERHLKDKSDGRPDKPPPNGYSMFCAELMSSMKDVPSTERMVMCSQRWKMLKQGEKDGYQKRCEQRKKEYEIEMNRFLSSLSEEEQQRVLGEEKIGFRKGSGASSPASKKKNSKAKMNPEKPKRPISAMFIFSEEKRPKLQQERPDLSDSELTRLLARMWNELPDKKKEKYKRLETVLKAESEKKEKEDRSRLPDPPKTAQDIWQQSVIGDYLARFKNDRPKAQKAMEATWSTMEKKEKIMWIKKAAEDQKRYERDLYEMRSPAAAIASGKKMKFEGEPKKPPSNGYQKFSQEMLSNGELNHLPMKERMTEIGSRWQRLPLKDKDRYKKIAEEKQRQYKVQLEQWLASLSSQERNTYKEYNSQKRRTTAKPGGPKAKSKKSDTEEEEDDDDDEDEDDDDEQKASSDADSSSEEDDEDDDDDDKDDDDDDDDDDEDDDDADDKENKSEDSSSESNSQGSSDSDSD, encoded by the exons ATGAATGGAGAAATGGAGGCAGCCACCCATGACCAAG TGTGGGCACAGGATGACCTCTTAAAACTACTGGAGGCCATGAAAGTGGCCCTGCCGCAGAAAGATCTGACAAAATACAAGACATCAGAGTCCCACCTGGACTGGCAGAAGGTGGCGTTCAATTCCTACACAGCAGAGATGTGTAAGCAGAAGTGGCAGGAGGTCTCCAAAGAG ATCCGTAAATTCAGGACCTTAACAGAGCTGATATTTGATGCTCAGGACTACATAAAGAACCCCTATAAGGGCAAGAAAATAAAG AAACACCCGGACTTTCCCAAAAAGCCCTTGACGCCATACTTCCGCTTCTTCATGGAAAAGAGGGCGAAGTACGCAAAGCTGCACCCAGAGATGAGCAACCTAGACCTGACGAAAATCCTCTCCAAGAAGTACAGGGAGCTTCCTGACAAAAAGAAG AAAAAATATGTGGACGACTTCTTACGAGACAAAGAATCTTTTGTGCAAAGCATGATGAAGTTCAG GGAAGAACACCCAGATCTTGTGGAGAGCATGACTAAGAAAGGGTCAAATGTACCAGAAAAGCCCAAGACACCTCAACAGCTGTGGTACAACCATGAAAAGAAGGCCTTCCTCAAGTCACACCCTGAT GCTACCACCAAAGACATAAAGGACAGTCTTGGCAAACAGTGGACGCAGCTGTCTGACAAAAAGAGACTGAAGTGGATCACCAAGTCCCTGGAGCAGCAAAAGCAGTATGAG GAGACGATGCGGGAGTACATCCAACAGCATCCGGAGGTAAACATAACCCAAGGGGACATCGTAAAGTCCACCCTGACCAAGGCTGAAAGACACCTGAAGGACAAGTCTGACGGCCGACCCGACAAACCGCCTCC AAACGGTTACTCGATGTTCTGCGCAGAGCTGATGTCGAGCATGAAGGATGTTCCCAGCACCGAGCGCATGGTGATGTGTAGCCAGCGATGGAAGATGCTGAAACAGGGCGAGAAAGACGGATACCAAAAACGCTGTGAACAG AGGAAGAAAGAGTATGAAATTGAGATGAACAGATTCCTCAGT AGTTTGTCTGAGGAGGAGCAGCAGAGGGTcttgggagaagaaaaaataggtTTTAGGAAGGGCAGTGGAGCCAGCAGTCCTGCCTCCAAAAAGAAGAACTCTAAAGCAAAG ATGAATCCAGAGAAACCCAAAAGGCCCATTTCAGCCATGTTCATCTTCTCTGAGGAGAAACGTCCCAAACTCCAGCAGGAGCGTCCAGATCTGTCGGACAGCGAACTCACCCGACTCCTGGCACGAATGTGGAACGAACTGCCAGACAAGAAGAAG gaGAAGTATAAACGCCTAGAAACAGTCTTGAAAGCAGAGtctgagaagaaggagaaggaggatcgCAGTCGTCTGCCAGACCCGCCCAAGACGGCACAAGACATCTGGCAGCAGAGTGTCATCGGAGACTATTTAGCAAGATTTAAG AACGACCGGCCAAAGGCGCAGAAAGCAATGGAGGCGACGTGGAGCACcatggagaagaaggagaagatcaTGTGGATCAAAAAGGCGGCAGAGGACCAGAAAAGATACGAG AGGGACCTGTACGAGATGCGTTCACCCGCCGCCGCCATCGCTTCAGGGAAGAAGATGAAGTTTGAGGGCGAACCCAAGAAGCCCCCATC AAACGGTTATCAGAAGTTCTCTCAGGAGATGCTGTCGAACGGCGAGCTGAATCACCTCCCGATGAAAGAGCGAATGACAGAGATCGGCAGCCGCTGGCAGAGGTTACCGCTGAAGGACAAGGACCGCTACAAGAAGATCGCTGAGGAGAAGCAGCGGCAGTACAAAGTCCAGCTGGAGCAGTGGCTCGCT AGTTTGTCCTCACAAGAGAGAAACACTTATAAAGAATACAACTCACAG AAACGGAGGACTACAGCAAAACCTGGAGGTCCCAAAGCCAAGTCCAAGAAATCT GacacagaggaggaagaggatgacgaCGATGACGAGGACGAAGACGACGACGACGAGCAGAAGGCTTCGTCCGACGCGGACTCATCCAgcgaagaagatgatgaagacgacgacgatgatgat aaggacgatgatgatgacgacgatgacgacgatgaAGACGACGACGACGCGGACGACAAGGAGAACAAGTCGGAGGACAGCAGCAGCGAGTCCAATTCCCAGGGGTCCTCGGACTCGGACTCGGACTGA
- the LOC115423828 gene encoding small integral membrane protein 36-like has protein sequence MGFLENYQEIDPVTLNLCILIASYVILLLVFLISCIMYDCRGKDPTKEYAPDPQPTQSPIRLVVMQSSPAPVGRWDAANMITTYHEPTLSDFREKKSTMV, from the coding sequence ATGGGCTTTCTGGAAAACTACCAGGAGATCGACCCGGTCACGCTGAACCTGTGCATCCTCATCGCCAGCTACGTCATCCTGCTCCTGGTCTTCCTCATCTCCTGTATCATGTACGACTGCCGGGGCAAAGACCCCACCAAGGAGTACGCCCCGGACCCCCAGCCCACCCAGTCCCCCATCCGGCTGGTGGTCATGCAGAGCTCGCCGGCGCCGGTGGGACGGTGGGACGCCGCCAACATGATCACCACCTACCATGAGCCCACGCTCTCGGACTTCAGGGAGAAGAAGAGCACCATGGTCTGA